Within Aspergillus oryzae RIB40 DNA, chromosome 2, the genomic segment AACCCCGTGCTTGTGGGTCAGGAGAGGAAATGTGGCTGATTTAATAGTACCATTGCCAATAGTGAACCAATTCGCCGGACTTCGTAGACTTTCGTCCTCGATGCTAGTCTACTCTCGGATAGATGGGATACTGCTCAGAAAGGGGATTGCATGTGTCATATCTCCTAGGGTAACAGGAAAAACAGGGAAAGGAGTCGCTTGGGATTTGGATACTGTCGAGTAGTATTGCTGATTTCCCTCCATGAAGAGTACGATGGCCTGAGGCATGAAACCACAACGACACTCATTGCCTAATATGGCAGCAACCTCCCATGCGAAAAATGAATGAGCGTTGATATGTACGTATGGCAGGATGTACTGTGTACACTGTAGGGGGGAAGCTGTGGGGCACGAACAGGTGTATGAACTGATGAAGTACTGCGTACCTACCCGTCATACCATACACACTGGACCCCAAATAGAACACAATGAAACACATCTTCAATGCGATTCTGGGAATTCTGGTCCGGAACTTCATTCATCGTCTCGATACCAGGGGCCGGAGTACAGACGTACCTACCTAGCACTGATTGACGTATCGAGTTTGGTGCTTCGTAAGGCTGAGGACCGCCACAATGCTGCAGTGGGGCTCCTTACCTCGTGCGTGGGAGCAGGTACGAATCAACATCCCATGGACTAGTGACAGTAAAAAAGCCTGAGAGAAGGATAGCGCGTATAGATGCATCAATTAATTAAGTGGATTCATCCTCATACTACTTCTACATACATCGTAATTGACCAATCATTCAACTCCAGCTTCCCCAGTCATGCAATATTTCCAGTCACCAAAAGCGGCCTCCACTTTTACAGTCAAatatgtttcttttgttcgtTTCCGTTCTTGGATTGATCAATTTATGTACTGGTAtctgatttctttcttcgtatCGGCAGAGACATCGTATCAAGAGACATTTACAGCTGACCAGCAGTGTTGAAGTCCTCCAGGGCGACCTTGACACGCTGGCtcatggtcttctcaccCTCACGCACCCACACGCGGGGGTCGAAGGACTTCTTGTTGGGCTTGTCCTCGCCCTCGGGGTTGCCAACGGCGGTCATGAGGtagtccttcttcttcaggaTGTAGTCACGGATACCGGACATGTAGGCGAACTGCATGTCAGTGTCGACGTTGACCTTGACGACACCATAGCTGATGGCCTCCTTGTACTCCTCCTTGGAGGAACCAGAGCCACCgtggaagacgaagaagacaggcTTGTCCTTGTTGGAgccaatcttctccttgacgtAAGCCTGGTGCTTCTTGAGAAGCTCGGGGTGGAGCTTGACGTTGCCGGGCTTGTAGACACCGTGGACATTACCGAAACCAGCGGCAATGGAGAAGTAAGGGCTGATGGGGGAGAGAGCCTTGTGAATGGCGAGGATATCCTCGGGCTGGGTGTACAGGGAGTTGTTGTCAACGTCCTCGTTGTTGACaccatcctcctcaccaccagTGATACCGATTTCCTAAGATTCGTTAGACCCGGCCATGCCATTTGCAGGGGAAGATGCATCACTCACCATCTCGAGCCACTGCTTCATGGGGGCAGCGCGCTTGAGGTAGGCGGCGGTGGTCTGGATGTTGTAGTCGACGGGCTCCTCAGACAGATCGATCATGtggctggagaagaggggctCGCCGTGGAGCTTGAAGTAGcgctcatcctcgtcgaGGAGGCCATCGAGCCAAGGGAGGAGCTTCTTGGCGCAGTGGTCGGTGTGAAGGACAACAGGGATACCGTAGGCGGGAGCAAGGCTACGGATGTAGTGGGCAGCAGCGATACCACCGGCAATGGAGGCCTGCTGGCCGTCATTGCTGACACCCTAAGGGACATTAGTGGGTTGCTCGGAG encodes:
- a CDS encoding fructose-bisphosphate aldolase FBA1 (fructose 1,6-bisphosphate aldolase), with product MGVGVLEKLSRKTGVIVGDDVLRLFEHAQQNNYAIPAVNVTSSSTVVASLEAARDQNCPIVLQLSQGGAAYFAGKGVSNDGQQASIAGGIAAAHYIRSLAPAYGIPVVLHTDHCAKKLLPWLDGLLDEDERYFKLHGEPLFSSHMIDLSEEPVDYNIQTTAAYLKRAAPMKQWLEMEIGITGGEEDGVNNEDVDNNSLYTQPEDILAIHKALSPISPYFSIAAGFGNVHGVYKPGNVKLHPELLKKHQAYVKEKIGSNKDKPVFFVFHGGSGSSKEEYKEAISYGVVKVNVDTDMQFAYMSGIRDYILKKKDYLMTAVGNPEGEDKPNKKSFDPRVWVREGEKTMSQRVKVALEDFNTAGQL